AACATGCGCATCCGCCGCGCTTGCAGAAACCTTGGCAGCCCGATCGGCTTTAGCGGCCGGATCAACAGGACCGCTCCCCGCATCGGCCGGCCTGGAAGCCGCTGCCGATGCACTACCGCTCGCGGGATTGCTGGCAGAAGCCAGAGGCCCCCTGATGCCTTCGACCGGCATCACATCGACCGCGTAGGTAACCTTGTCGCCGTTGGCGAGCGTGACATTGATGTTCCAGCTGCCGGCCGCGGCGCCCTGCAGCACGATCTTGCCCGGAGCGTCGGTATGCACCACGAGCGCACTCGGGTTAGACACGACCTTGACGCCCGGCGTCGAGTCGGGGCTTACATCCGCGATAGTGTAAGCTTCGCCGGCGTTGAGTGTTACCGGCACGGTGCGCGTCTGCGAAGCTGCCGCTTGGTAGCCGGCCAGCGCAAAGAATCCTAACGATCCGATCGCGGCCGCGAGCAATTTGTAAGCATAGCGGCGCACGTCCTTCCTTATTACTTCGACCATCGTCCCATCCTCCCCCTTACGGCACGTCGATAGTCTTTGAGTTAGCTCCGGCGAAAAGCGGACTGCCCTCCGCAGATGCCGCGAATCCGACCGCGCTCGCCGGCGTCGGCGCGTGGGTCTCATGCCGGCCGCCCGCCGTGGCCGCCGCAGCGCCTGCGCGCGGCATAGCCGCAGCCGCGGCTTCAGGAGCGGGCGCGAGGCCGTCCACACCGGTCATCTCGAAGCTCGGATCGGCCGCGCCAACCGTTTCCTGGTCAAGCCCCACGGTATTGCGCGCGCCGCGGCCGTGAACGAAAGAGACCGATTCGCTCTTGCTGCTGCCGTCGCGCAGGATCTCGACCTGGATCGCCTTGGGCCGCGGCCGCGCCACGATCCGGGCGGGCGCAGGCGCCGCGGCCTGATGTTCCATCAGGGGCGCCGCGGCGCCGCCGCGGAGCATCGCCGCGATATTGGACCCGCTGGTCATCACGACCTTCTTGTCCTCGTAATTGCGCAGCGCCAGGCGCAGAGTCCCGTCATGGCTGGCGATCGTGAGCCTTTCCGCTTCTTCGGGCGTCAGCAGCACGGTGATGACCTTGACCACCTTGGGCTCGTCCTTGGCCTCTTCAATCTCCTGCGCCACGGCGATCACTTCGACGTTTTGCAGAACGATCTTGGAGAACGGCTCGCCGCCGGTCGCCTTGTCAGCGATCGCAACCAGGATGTCCACGTGAGCGCCGGGCAGAACGAAGCCGGCGATATCGCTGACCTCGTCAACCGGCACCGACATCGCGCGCATCCCGGCGGG
This DNA window, taken from Candidatus Binataceae bacterium, encodes the following:
- the cpaB gene encoding Flp pilus assembly protein CpaB; translation: MRRSLLFMMLAGVAALVAALVVYSALKKREQEVQQAMAQSVNIVVAAHDLHIGTQLDPTAVKLARWARDSMPPGAFTDVAAVSGKYVKTPFVENEPIVGDRLFSGVKTAGMLPLLIPAGMRAMSVPVDEVSDIAGFVLPGAHVDILVAIADKATGGEPFSKIVLQNVEVIAVAQEIEEAKDEPKVVKVITVLLTPEEAERLTIASHDGTLRLALRNYEDKKVVMTSGSNIAAMLRGGAAAPLMEHQAAAPAPARIVARPRPKAIQVEILRDGSSKSESVSFVHGRGARNTVGLDQETVGAADPSFEMTGVDGLAPAPEAAAAAMPRAGAAAATAGGRHETHAPTPASAVGFAASAEGSPLFAGANSKTIDVP